TGCCGAGTTGGCTGAACCATCCAAGAAGTCCCATACCAATATGCCTGATTTAGTTACTTTTGCTCACCCAGAACCAGAAAGCTCAGAGTCTGTATCGGATTCAGAAAGCTCAGGAACAGAGTTGAGTGTCGAGTTGCCTGAACCATCCAAGAAGTCCCATACCAATATGCCTGATTTAGTTACTTTTGCTGAACCAGACCCCGAACCCGAACCAGAACCAGAAAGCACTGTGGATATTCTTGGCCAAAGTAAATCCCCAACCAAATCAGGAAAATTCCTTAAAAGCCAAGTCAATTATTGTTTTGTATGTGGGAAACCTCAAACAAAATTTGCACGTCATCTCGAGAAGcatgtaaatgaaaatgctgAAATCGCACAGGCACTCCAGTTCCCCAAATCATCAAAGGACAGAAGGGTTCTTCTTGAGAAATTCCGAAACCTTGGCAACTTCAAGCATAACTCGACTGTTAAAACCACAGGGTCAGGCTGTCTTAAAGTGAAAAGGAGTTCCAAACAGAGTAGCAGCCCTGAGACGTATGATTACTGCTTGTACTGTAAGGGTATGTTATCCAGAAAAGAACTTTCTCGACATATGAAAAGATGTGCTCTAAGACCCGAGAATAATGTTGAAGAGGGACCTGAGTGGACAGAGAGGGTCATTGGTATAGCATCTGCTCAATTTACAATGTCCCAGCCAATTTCAAGTGAACTTTGGTCAGTGCTGGGCAAAATGCACAAGGATGACGTGTCCACTGCAATAAGGAATGATCATTATCTCATGCAGTTTGCCCAGTCCCTCTTTAATAAGCATGGGAGTGACCGATCAAAGCATGAGTATATAAGACAGAAAGTAAGGGAACTTGGGAGATTACTTGTGACTTTGCGCCACACAACTAGAATCCATAACATGGAAGAGGCAATAAAACCAGGCAACTTCTTTACTCTTACTGGTGCTGTTAAGAGAGTTTCAGGTTTTGATcaccaacacaacacattcaaaGCCCCAAGTCTGGCTCTTAAAATTGGGCATTCTCTCAGAAAGATAAGTGACCTCATCATGTGTCGTGCCCTAATGGAAGAGGACCAAGAGGGGGTCGATTCCATCAAGAGGTTTCATACACTTCATGAAACAAAGTGGTCTGAATTAGTTTCCCATTCTGCCTTATCAAACCTGAGTGAGGCAAAATACAATAAGAGCACCAGGCTTCCACTGGCCAAGGACGTTCAGAAGCTGCAGTTATATCTTGGTCAGCAAGTGGAATTGGCTAAGGAGAAACTAGCCGATAACCCAACAGCAGGCACTTATGCAGCACTAGCAAAGGTGACCCTCTGTCAAGTCATTTTGTTTAATAGGAGAAGGGAAGGTGAAGTGGCAAGGATGACTGTAAACAATTTTGAAGATCGTGATGTGTCAcaactaaatgatgacataaGCACTGGGCTTACAGAAGTTGAGAAGAGACTTTGCAAACAATTCGCCAGAGTGGaattgagggggaaaaaaggacGAAAGGTTGCTGTGATCCTGACCCCTGATATGACTGCTAACCTGTCACTCCTCATTAGTAAGAGGAAAGAGTGTGGAGTAACTGAAAACAACAATTACCTCTTCGCTATTCCTTGTAGTGATGGTCATTACAGAGGACAGTTTGGTCAATTTGCAGATGCTTGTGGAGCCGAAGATCCTCAAAACCTCAGATCAACTAACCTTCGCAAACAGATCGCCACAATAAGCCAAGTCATGAACTTGAAAGATAATGAACTGGACCAGCTGGCCGACTTTCTCGGCCATGACATTAGGGTGCATAGGGAGTACTATCGACTGCCCCAATCAACGATTCAGCTGGCTAAGATCTCAAAGCTGCTTATGGCTATGGAGAAGGGAAGTGTGAAGGATATTCAAGGAAAATCTCTGGATGAAATTGGTGGTATGAATCATTTACACATTGTTAAATCTGCTTGGTGTGTATGGTTGCTGTAATAACCTTTTTACAATGTCATTTAATAGATGACATAGACAAAATGGATACAGGATCACAGCAACTCCCTAATGTTTCCACATTGCAAGGTACTGTTAAAATGGGGTCCCAAGGCTACTGAAATTGTTGTATTCCGTGTTGCGGATGTTGTAATTGTATTggtgaaatatttaaaataggCTTTTTTTATTGACATTTAGATGACCTCCTACTGTTATTTCACAGATGTAGGAACTTTTTATTGCCTACCCTAGCTGTGTATTTGataccattgttttttttttgtcttttgttgttcTTAGACAATGAAGAAATGTTGACTTCTGGGACTTTTGGATCACCTCATCTCTCCGAGACTGCAGCTCAAGGTATAATCTCAATGATGGACCCAACATTTGCCAAACATATCATGTAATGAGCTGGAGTCTGTGGGTTCATTAGAGTGTATTAAAAGTGTTTGTCAGGAATTGTCCAGTAGTACGATGGTTAGAAACTTTGTTAGAAGCTTACTTTTTTGTCATCTCTTTTCATTgtgacacatacatgtatgcatTGTGGTTAGTATTTTGATGTGTTCAGTAGTTTGCATGATAATTTTAAAACTACAGGGAAGACTTGGCCTGTGTAAAATGTACATAATTTCCTAGTAAAATTATCACTCAAGGTATGGTTGCAAAGTCAGGCTCTCCTTACTTCACCCGGTTCAACAACTTTGCCATGAGCATAGTTATTATAATATAGAATTGGCTGTCTGCTTGTTATGTGCATGGTAGTAGAATATATTACAGTTTTACATGTATCCCCTCTATGCCCATGGTCTTTGATTGGTAGGCAGACAGGCTCTTTAAGcccatactgtacatttatACTGTGCAATGTTTTTTTAGATGACCAGAGGAACTCTGCCTGTGTAACTTCTGGTTCACCTCATCTCCCTGACTCAGTTACTCAAGGTATTATTTAAATGCGGTGCCATGTCCATCACTAGGCACACTTGCTAATGTGCAGTCAACACTTACATTATGTTTGGTTAGGCATATAAAGCATATAAAGGATCTGggtgtattttgtttttaacaaGCAGTGTAATGAAATGTCATGTTAATGAAAACAATCCAACTTTGATTTTTAGCAGATCTCAATTTATTACCACATACATTTTGTCTACACAAGTTCCAGTTTGTTTGGCAATTTTGAACAGCAACATCCCTACCTGCAAGtacattatttttctttttttatcttctaatatttttttaattgttcaGGTTTCTGTGTTTCATCAAGGCGGTGTACGAAGAGACCATGGTCTGAGGAGGAGATACAAGCGGTGATGAAACATCTAAGGCCTTTTGTTGAAAACGGTGTCACTGCCACCAGCGGGCAGTGCCTGGAGTGCAAGGAAAAGGAACACCCTATCTTGGAGACCAGATCCATTCAAAACATTAGAGATTTTGTCCGCAACAGAGGCTTGGCCTTTAAAAGGCATTCAAACGCTAAATGCTCTTTTGGATAGCTTGAGCCTTTACCTTTCTAGGCATGTTTTACAAGTTTGTGTCCTGTGTTCAGAAATGGGTTAGGTCACTTCATTTATTTTGCTCACAGgcagttttttgttttgtttgttttgctttgtggtTAGCCTGGGCCTTTTAATGTCAGGATTCACTTTTATTTtcctttattattttttaaaatgctgTCCTTGTTAAGGAAGGAAGAGATTCTTGAGGTGACCAAATCAAATATAGTTCAGTGATTCAAcgaatgtgttgtgtgttaataATAACAAACCTAGTTAAGTAGTAACATTTGGCCCACGGGTAGGTAGACCCCATCAGATAAGAGCCGTGGTGTAATCTGTAAACTTTTGTAACTTGACAGAATTTGATTGGAGGTACTGATGTTTTCTATAGGAAGAAGTGTAGAATGGAGTGATTGTGCTGCCTGTGTACATCATCTGCAAATTATGTCTCAATCTGATGTTATTCACACTTATTTCAACTTGTGTGCCAAATTGTAATGCACTGTAAACAGATGtcaacaaagaaaacaaaaatgacCTCATAATATATTCCATATTATTATAATGGTGTGCCTCAGTCACTTTGGTCTTATAAGCCATGCGTCCTTTCAAAACAGGTTATacttggtgtatgtgtatggtgaCCTGGCCTTACAGACCTTGTGTCCTTTCAAAACAGGTTATacttggtgtatgtgtatggtgaCCTGGCCTTACAGACCTTGTGTCCTTTCAAAACAGGTTATacttggtgtatgtgtatggtgaCCTGGCCTTACAGACCTTGTCCTTTCAAAGCAGGTTATAcatagtgtatgtgtatgatgacATCACTTTGGTCTTATAAGCCATGTGTCCTTTCAAAACAGGTTATacttggtgtatgtgtatgatgacATCACTGACCTTGTACACCACACTGTCCTTATAGACAGTGTTACAGAGAAGTCTTTACAAACCACCAAAAAGTCTGAAAAATAGCCATTTTTTATATCTCAGTTGTGCAAAGAAAATCTTTTAATTTTAAGTCGTGTATAGGTTCCCTGATTTATTTCATGATTTTTGGTATGTTTTTTGTAGCTCTAGCACCACTGGAACCTGGTGTCCTCGCAGCCCTATGCCAAGTCTGATTTGCCCAAAAAATCCAAAATTGTCCCTATAGTCCGATAAAcgggtataggtgtgtgtgtgtgtgtgtgtgtgtgtgagcccctTCATTGAGTGCCGCAACTATTTTATTATTGTGTGCATGCTTTAATACTTGCCCCAAATTCAtagtatgtgtgcctgtgtactTGCATGTGAATGTATGCGTTTGCGAGTTTTAtctctctgaatgtgtgtgtgtgtgtgtgtggctaaacTGAATGGAAGCGCAGTGAATAGACAGAGCGAGCATTCAGCCGGCCTcacgcaggagaggagagggtgagatGAGGTCAGGTCACCCCCAGTCATGACCTCTCTCTGAGACCTAGCAGTGGGGTGTCACTCTCCaggaaaagcaaacaaacactacCGCCACcaaccccctcaccccctcctcccttcaGGCTGTGGCGCGGTGGCAGTGCCCAATCCagaccctcaccctcacccccacTCTCACCCCCAACCTCCACCCTAATAGATGCAGCTTGCTCATTTTTTCCATCTCTCAAGCGGAGAACAATTAGAACGGGGACAACATGAGCAGGACGAGGGCAAAGGTCAACCCCAGTGACCTCATCACCCCCCTGCTCATCATCAGTGGTGAAGGGCTGTGATAAGATCaggatagagtgtgtgtgtgtgtgtgtgggtgggtgggtgagtgggggGGTTCATCAAAGTCTGGGGATGGGAAAGGGGGGGGTTATTTGAGGAAGTTAGGGCACATGTGGTCCTTCAAGGTCATCACCAGAAACACATATTATGTTGATATTATGGGAATATTATGCATGGATGCCTTCTAGTCTTTGCTCTGTAGGCCATTGCTGTTGTCCAGTTGTCACTAGTACCCAGCTAAGGTGGCATGTGGTTGTACTTACTACTCTACTTCCTCAGCCATTCAGACAGGCTATAGAGGCAGGGTCGAGTAACTAGGGCACAGAGGCACCACAGAGAACCACTGTGGGGAATGGAAGTTGCCTTTTTGCCTGTCTAGGGCACAGCAAGCGTGTGTTGTGGTGACCACATACACAGTGCTCAGTGAGTGCTGGAGCACTCGTTACAGCTGTGCCAACCATCAGCAGCCGCAGCACACATCAAACGCGGCGGCACTGCCACGGCCAGCTCTGCCCGAGTCCCCTGCCTACCACAGTCTCCTTGTTAGGGCACCAGCCGCAGAATGACAGGTCACCTGGAGCAGCCGGGCAAGCTGGGAGTTGGAGTTTTGATGTTGCGGAGCTCAGCTCAGGAGACGGCACAGCACGCACCCACAGGGCTACGCGCCGATGTGCAGCCAAAGAACAGAAGGTTTTCctgcacactcctctctctctctctagctccctctctttctctctctctctttccctctctctatccctctcttgcACCCCTTCACTTGGCCATGTTTTTTATTCTTTCCATATTTTGCTGTGTTTTTGATAATTTAAACAGACTGTGAAGAATCTAGGGGTGCATGTCACAACAGCTCTCTGAACTACCTATATTTATGGCTGAAAGTGAATTCTTTATGAGACCACAGATATCAAAGACAGCAGGATCAAAGAAGACCTAATAAGCTACCCACTGTTCTTAGAAAACCTGGACTTTCATGTAGCACATTCTCCTTGGTTTTTTCTGCATCGGGATTATGCAAAGGCGAGACACTAAAGGCAAACATCTGTAGTCGCATTGTCATCCTCTATCCACTAATTTGTTCATCTGCTCACCATTGACGAGCCCAAATGTCCCCAGCGCAGGTGAGCAGTCTTTTTTGACagtttgtatgttttttgtgtgtgtgtgtgttttctccacTCTAAAAAAACCTCCCAAATGAAATGTGCTTGTCATTTAAAAGTAGTTTCTATTCCAAACAGAGTCTGGCAcatgtgtttctttctctctcttgagcTTCTCTTTAGTTCAAAGGTTTTAATGGGGCCTGTGATCTGGAGACCTGTGTGACTAACTGAATCACCACAGGAATACGTGCTATGTACAAACATTTAAGAGGAGTGTAATCTTGTGTCTTACTAATGCTAGCATTGCTTTAAGAGGCTTCTCACGAGACAATCAAGAACGATTCACATCACCTGCACATAAGCCTTTCCCCTTTACTTGCATCACAACAAATCTACATTAAGGGTTTCATGCACTTCCTGCCAGTGTCTTTccttcttttcatttttaagaTAATAATCCCAATATCAATATCAATGACAGTACAATATAATTTTGTGAACTATCCAACAAAGTAAATATGATGATTAGCATCTTTCCACAAACCGTATTAACCTATAATATACATATCCAACATAATTGCTGCTAAATTGGCGACAGCCTTCTCTTCTCCCTGTTCTCTTTGGTCCAGTCTCCAGCgggcctccctctcctctccctgcagCGTTGCCGGTCTGGCTCACGGCGCGACCGCAGACAGCACAAATCAAACACCATGCACCATCATGAGGGTAGTAATTGAGTGTGCCACGCTCTCTTTAAGTGTTGTCTctttcagatgtgtgtgtgattaggagCAGCGGATGATTATAGGGGCCACGTGGCTCATAAGAAACACCCAGGACTCgccccaacgcacacacaccgcctccacccccacccccacccccacctcgcCTGCACCTACCACCTCCACCACAGCTACCACCCGGGGAGCCTGCACTGCATGCATGATTAAAATTTAATACTAACGACAGGGTTATGCATGGGGCAATACACTAGAATTAAGTAATGATGATAACacgcccccctccacacacacactcacagacaaaggagcactcctctcccctccaatAGTGACGACATCTGTAATAACCTTGTCTGCAGCGTGCAACATGATGACAAAATTACCAGTTTATGTTATGAGCATTTATCTCGGAGACGTAGAGATGTGCAGACCTACCAATTTCACTGCAGTCAGCTCTCAGTGGGGGGAAGCATGTGGTaatgatgggggagagagagagacatacctgtcaacactaaacccgtttttcccgggtttctcccgttttTTAAGGTCATCTCCCtcctgttttgttatttctcccggaaaactcccgtaatttgcatggccatcaaacttttaaaattttaaaatcattgatccattatttttttctgttagtctgacatctcccaggttgccagattgtgtatgaaatacaccctacacatacacgatcacttactttcaatttcaacataggctaaaacctggcaacccaaacccaaataaggaagcgggagTCTTGGAGTCTCGCAAGCAAGCAGGCTagccagaactagctgttgtcaaattgttgggaatttaattgattaacacatcacataaactgttattgagtgttgttgatacacaataGGTGACTTGTGTCCTcaaaccaaatctgacagcaagcagctttggagttttggaagtaggctgcaggcaggcagctggtggatacataactagCATGCATAGGCTttcggtaaggtaaaagcaatgaccgaaatgcagtgttgaaacaggtatatgaaacatgttaaatatgcaaacactgacccgcccccccccccccccccggaaaaaaaaaaaactcccatttttggaaagctaaatgttatAGAGGTAtagagatagaagagagagagatacagagtgagagagggagactagCACAGCATGTACCTGTTTGTACTGCAGTTTAAACCGCTCGTCTAATGGTGGCCCTCCTGCGTTTCCTCATGTAACAACAGCAGGAGAAAACAGAGGGTACCAGTGTAGCTCGAATGCTACAGCATCGCACAAGGAACACCACAGCGCTGCCGTCCactcccaaggagaacaagtcgCAGCTGAATTGAACATCACCGCACCGTTCTTTACACGGCTGTGGGTGGATGTCTATACGTTAAACATCTGACTGGAAGCGCAGACAGTCTCTCCCAGAGCAGAGCCAACACTGAGGGCCCCCACCGCCCCTGGGGGCTTCTCTCTACAGGGTTCCCATGATGCATCTGCAGAGCTGAGGGCCCTGGGGCCTTCAGCTGGGCTCTACCCTGACCCCTACACCCCCTTTACGCCGGCTTATCATCTAATGAATCCCACGGGCAATATGGAgttattacattaatacacacaggctcacacataATGAGAGGCACATAAAACAGACCAGTTATGATATTATGGAGCCCATCATTCATATTAAATTATTGGCTCTGTACAGACACATTTATATTAGGAAttaggacacagacacacacacacacacacacacacacacacacacacacacacacacacacacaaaattaagTATAGTTTTAATATTTATGCAGCTCCTCTTGATGTCTATTGTTACCCTTTACTATCACAGATAAAATCAATGATTGCACCCCATCTTAAAACTAATACAAACACAAAGTGCAATATCCAACATGTGCActcaaatgcacaaacacaaatacaatcaAATACATATGCAAtcatggacacaaacacacacacacacacacacacacacacaaacacacatcgtTACCACATTAACAGCAACATTTTAATATATGCCCAATTTAAATATGTCTTTACTACTCTGGTCTGTTTTTAGGTCACTGTCCCAGCGATTCCAAACAGCAGACAGCTAGAGGGAAATCACAGAGTGTGTGCTGTGCAGCTGGCTCTCTGAACAGAGGCCAGTGCTGCGGTGGTGGAGTTGGGTGTGAGAGGGAATCCAggagtgcccgtgtgtgtgtgtgtgtgtgtgtgtgtgtgtgtgtgtgtgtgtgtgtgtgtgtgtgtgtgtgtgtgtgtgtgtgtgtgtgtgtgtgtgtgtgtgtgtgtgtgtgtgtgtgtgtgtgtgtgtgtgcggagtgtgagtgtgagtgtgtgagtgtgtgtgtgtgtgtgtgtgtgtggagtgtgagtgtgggaaCAGAGATGGAGGCCAAAGATGAGAGGAAGGCCTATCTCCAGCACTCCAGCTTTAATCATTCATGGCTCTGTTTGCCAGATGCAACAGGTCACTCAAAAACAATGACGGcaatggaaaaaagagaaagacaaaaagagtgagaaagagagagagaaagagagagagaaagagagagagaaagagagagacagacagacagagagagggagtgagcaaGACAGTGCAAGACAGAGGAATAATGAAAAACCATATTCTCACTCCCAGAATAATATGGCACAGCTTTGTGATAATAATTAACTATGAAATATTGATGAATAGAATTCCTTTCCAGGCCTCCTCAGAGCCTGCCTGCTTCCAATTCACAGCGCCACCGAGCTTAGCTTTATCCCGACTCAGCTCACAACACGGGGACTTGAATTGGTCTTTAATAATTAACATTGTCACAATTAGCTGGCAAAACACAATGTCGGCACAGTTTGCGAAAACCAAAGCCAAATATTTTCCGACATTTGTACAAACCCTCGATGCAAATTCATTAAACCGTCGTGTAACCAACAAATCTATCCACCAGCCGACAAGGGGGCCAcatttggagggggggggggggagatgaaAGAACGGAAGTCGATGCAGGCGCCATGCTCTGAATCGCTCCACTCCACGCTCTGAATCCCCCCCCTGTTCGCCGGAAAGAGCGCACAAACGCCATTCTGACGGATCGGAGCGAGACGTGACATTTGGTCCTTCATTTATATTCATCAGAGGGCCTGTCCACCTCTCGGCCCACTGCTGGCAGCCGGCCTGTTAGGGGCGATGATGAGGGTGGCGGGGCTTAATTAAGCGACATATAGACTACATACAACCTCTCAGGCCCGTCCGCCCCCCCCCTGACGGCCCGCCGGGCTAATCTTGACAAAGCGCCGGCCGCTCCCCTGACCCCTGGCGTTGACCGTGGggcgtgtgtttctgtgtgtgtgtgtgtgtgtgtgtgtgttaggtggagGGGGGTGAGCCTTCACCCTGCAACCAGACAGATCCATCTTCATCAGGGAGCTACACCCTCTGCCCTCTCTACACACGATAATGGCTACAGACACAACATCTCCATGGATAAATGATAATGATCAAGAGATGCTGAGAGGTAATGATCAGCACGTCACGgtatggtgcatgtgtgtgtgtgtgtgtgtgtgtgtgtatgtgtgtgcgtgtgtgaactgTCTGTGGCCATGCATGATTCATCATGatccgtgtgtctgtgtgtgtgtgtgtgtgtgtgtgtgtgtgtgtgtgtgtgtgtgtgttcatgtggatGTGTTTTTGTAACTGTGGGTACGTTCTGAATACATAAATCATATCAGCATCAAAGTAATATCTTCTTGACTTCCATGGAGTGCTGCTCAATCTAGGACAACAGCGTGAGCAATCATCACAGTATCTGCGGGATGGGCGCACAACCCAAACTAGTGTGGCAGCTTAAATGGCGAAAACACAAATGCAGGGCTTGTGGATCCTTAGCTAAATGGTGCATTATTTGACAGCACAATACAACAGGACAGAATAATCCCCTCTCATCTGCTGGGACTTGTTAACAAAGCTGTCAGCGAAAGCGCCATCAGCAAACAGCTTTGACAAAGTATCTCACTCTTCTGTTCCAAACGACAAGACAATATTGCACATTTCAGAggagatttctctctctctctccctctctgtcggtctctctctctgtctgtctctctttctctccataagACGTCagcctctcccccccccccgccctcctGTTTCTTTTGACTGCTTGATCTCCCAGATGTAAGTCCTTGTTTGCAGCCAATGATTACCTCAGAGCTAATTAATCCTGATTCAATCAATCCggcacacacagagcgagagaaGGGCTGGGGGGTAGAGAGGGTGAGGAGTGAGTGGATCAGAAAGCAGTTGCTGTGCCAGTTGCAGGATGATGGATGGCGTTTAGTGTAGATGCCCCCTGTcctttcctcacacacacagtgggctgTCTGGGACCAACAACTGAGACATAGGCAAGTTAGAGGATAGGGCGAcactgaagggtgtgtgtgagtgtgtgtgtgtgtgtgtgtgtgtgtaggtatctATGGGGGTGGTGAGTAATGCTTGGATATGGAGATGTGGCTTAAGCCgaatggtgtgtgcatgtgtgtgtgtgtgcctgtatgtgtgcatgtgtgtgtgtgtgtgtgtgtgtgtgtgtgtgtgtgtgtgtgtgtgtgtgtgcgtctgtgggACAACTAGGGGGAGGTAAGTAAATGCTTGGATATGGAGATGTGGTTGAagctgtatggtgtgtgtgtgtgcgtgtgtcaggaggaggagggtgggggttAAATTTTGAGGTGGGCTGAATAGGAGGGAGAAGTACATCAGTTGTTTTCCCTGCGACAGAccaacccccgccccccccccccccccccccccacaccaccatgGGGTGATTGGGGAGAGctgcagggagggagggggggattcATCAAACTCAAATGAGAGGGGCGAACAGATGGGGGCAAGACAGAGACACAAGACCCTCAGAGCCGTCCTGGGAGAGGAAGTGTCGCTCTCAGAGCagaatttatttttttcataataATTAAAAAGCAGCCAACAAGGAGCTgctcttttttcctttcttttctttttttttaaaaaaaggaacCTTGGGCTTTTTATTTCTCTTCCACAGGCTGCTCAAATCACGAGAGGGCTCCCGTGGAAACCGATATCAAACAAAGTGAAGGCCAGGAGAATTAAAagcatgtttgtttttcctTCTCTTTGCCTTTCATTAAAAGAACTAAGGCTATTCCTCCAGGtatatttgcttgtttgttgGAGTGACTTGTGAGAACCCATAAACCAATGGCatgtttaaaagataatttgTACATATTCAGCACCAACAAGCAGGcttcatttaaaatgttaaagGAAACACTTTGTTCTCACGTTTGTTTATACTGTCAGTAAACAGGTTATAAATATATCATTACTCATTAATCACAGATTTTTTGATAATTACTGTATTAGAAGATAATTAGTTAACAGCATCCAATTAATAAATAACTCCTATATCTGtccaatttcttttttttttcttatttttccaaaagcaaCAAAACACATGCCTTTTAATCAAGATGTAATTAACCATCTATAACACATTAACAACAATAGTTTCTGGACGTAAATGGACGAGTATAGACCCTTTACGACCAGCCCAATCCGCTCACGTACAGCACAGTGTGGGCTTGGTGTGCTGagcatctctgtgtgttttgctaATTGACCAGCAGATGGAGTGGAGCTAGATTGAACATCACCTGGCTCTTATCCTCCGATATCTCTGTTCATTATGGCTCGTGTGGTATTGCGCCGCCTGTTTCCGACTCCGTTTGGGTTGTTGGGGAAGAGACGTGTGCGGAGGGGAACCACCGAGTGGCTTTTGGGGGCTAAGTGAACGTGTGTAACGTGTGTATGCGGCAGGGAAGATCAAAGCCAGTGACACATTCAGCCAAGAAGCATCAGACTGCCACAATTACAGCGCTCATTAAGGGTGAGGAA
The Alosa sapidissima isolate fAloSap1 chromosome 14, fAloSap1.pri, whole genome shotgun sequence DNA segment above includes these coding regions:
- the LOC121681526 gene encoding uncharacterized protein LOC121681526 isoform X3, yielding MPRRTTPLQDATNHILAGRDKNSMLEIKYINSVKGRGIFTLAVFNQGDFVVEYRGELIDAAEAEHRRKLYHNACSIFMFDFTWKRKTWCIDGALEDGSFGRLVNDEHKAPNCRMKLIEADGKPHLCLFALKEIMAGTEITYDYGGKEWPWRKETQLSGGSFPSGQHSVAELSDHAHDLEPNVFSTDLFRDTELRAECQSSTPTPDNPVHEVHCVRGQCGTSSAKEGIGEVGVQHQEVLSPVFSAELASETESRSGCQSSRAMPNDTACERNSGSFPSGQHSVAELSDHAHDLEPNVFSTDLFRDTELRAECQSSTPTPDNLAHEVHCVRGQCGTSSAKEGIGEVGVQHLAVFSAELASETESRSGCQSSRATPNDSACEVHCVRGQCGTSPIPSFTEEVGVQHQEVLSPVFSAELASETESRSGCQSSRAVPNDSACECTIHKLVFESVRIDKCWICHSPFTSIRWHSVRCKQCCGVWHKICLQKSSEDWDISDDDVSSGDEYIPESVSDSESSGTELSAELAEPSKKSHTNMPDLVTFAHPEPESSESVSDSESSGTELSVELPEPSKKSHTNMPDLVTFAEPDPEPEPEPESTVDILGQSKSPTKSGKFLKSQVNYCFVCGKPQTKFARHLEKHVNENAEIAQALQFPKSSKDRRVLLEKFRNLGNFKHNSTVKTTGSGCLKVKRSSKQSSSPETYDYCLYCKGMLSRKELSRHMKRCALRPENNVEEGPEWTERVIGIASAQFTMSQPISSELWSVLGKMHKDDVSTAIRNDHYLMQFAQSLFNKHGSDRSKHEYIRQKVRELGRLLVTLRHTTRIHNMEEAIKPGNFFTLTGAVKRVSGFDHQHNTFKAPSLALKIGHSLRKISDLIMCRALMEEDQEGVDSIKRFHTLHETKWSELVSHSALSNLSEAKYNKSTRLPLAKDVQKLQLYLGQQVELAKEKLADNPTAGTYAALAKVTLCQVILFNRRREGEVARMTVNNFEDRDVSQLNDDISTGLTEVEKRLCKQFARVELRGKKGRKVAVILTPDMTANLSLLISKRKECGVTENNNYLFAIPCSDGHYRGQFGQFADACGAEDPQNLRSTNLRKQIATISQVMNLKDNELDQLADFLGHDIRVHREYYRLPQSTIQLAKISKLLMAMEKGSVKDIQGKSLDEIGDDIDKMDTGSQQLPNVSTLQDNEEMLTSGTFGSPHLSETAAQDDQRNSACVTSGSPHLPDSVTQGFCVSSRRCTKRPWSEEEIQAVMKHLRPFVENGVTATSGQCLECKEKEHPILETRSIQNIRDFVRNRGLAFKRHSNAKCSFG
- the LOC121681526 gene encoding uncharacterized protein LOC121681526 isoform X4; this translates as MPRRTTPLQDATNHILAGRDKNSMLEIKYINSVKGRGIFTLAVFNQGDFVVEYRGELIDAAEAEHRRKLYHNACSIFMFDFTWKRKTWCIDGALEDGSFGRLVNDEHKAPNCRMKLIEADGKPHLCLFALKEIMAGTEITYDYGGKEWPWRKETQLSGGSFPSGQHSVAELSDHAHDLEPNVFSTDLFRDTELRAECQSSTPTPDNPVHEVHCVRGQCGTSSAKEGIGEVGVQHQEVLSPVFSAELASETESRSECQSSRAAPNDSACEVHCVRGQCGTSSAKEGIGEVGVQHQEGLSPVFSAELASETESRSGCQSSRAMPNDTACERNSGSFPSGQHSVAELSDHAHDLEPNVFSTDLFRDTELRAECQSSTPTPDNLAHEVHCVRGQCGTSSAKEGIGEVGVQHLAVFSAELASETESRSGCQSSRATPNDSACEVHCVRGQCGTSPIPSFTEEVGVQHQEVLSPVFSAELASETESRSGCQSSRAVPNDSACECTIHKLVFESVRIDKCWICHSPFTSIRWHSVRCKQCCGVWHKICLQKSSEDWDISDDDVSSGDEYIPESVSDSESSGTELSAELAEPSKKSHTNMPDLVTFAHPEPESSESVSDSESSGTELSVELPEPSKKSHTNMPDLVTFAEPDPEPEPEPESTVDILGQSKSPTKSGKFLKSQVNYCFVCGKPQTKFARHLEKHVNENAEIAQALQFPKSSKDRRVLLEKFRNLGNFKHNSTVKTTGSGCLKVKRSSKQSSSPETYDYCLYCKGMLSRKELSRHMKRCALRPENNVEEGPEWTERVIGIASAQFTMSQPISSELWSVLGKMHKDDVSTAIRNDHYLMQFAQSLFNKHGSDRSKHEYIRQKVRELGRLLVTLRHTTRIHNMEEAIKPGNFFTLTGAVKRVSGFDHQHNTFKAPSLALKIGHSLRKISDLIMCRALMEEDQEGVDSIKRFHTLHETKWSELVSHSALSNLSEAKYNKSTRLPLAKDVQKLQLYLGQQVELAKEKLADNPTAGTYAALAKVTLCQVILFNRRREGEVARMTVNNFEDRDVSQLNDDISTGLTEVEKRLCKQFARVELRGKKGRKVAVILTPDMTANLSLLISKRKECGVTENNNYLFAIPCSDGHYRGQFGQFADACGAEDPQNLRSTNLRKQIATISQVMNLKDNELDQLADFLGHDIRVHREYYRLPQSTIQLAKISKLLMAMEKGSVKDIQGKSLDEIGDDIDKMDTGSQQLPNVSTLQDNEEMLTSGTFGSPHLSETAAQDDQRNSACVTSGSPHLPDSVTQGGVRRDHGLRRRYKR